A genome region from Natronosalvus rutilus includes the following:
- a CDS encoding SWIM zinc finger family protein — protein sequence MERHPLTQLEFTRRTAKRAQYEAFEYTLVPEGVLVRNASHENPADHEYRVTIENGVPTHCECPADEYYEGACKHRVSVAIRRPLIQAITDQQLIADGGIPAENQEPEQAHESENDEPTECVCAELSSLPCWECVRTGRKSLEETE from the coding sequence ATGGAGAGACATCCACTCACGCAACTCGAGTTTACTCGACGAACAGCCAAACGCGCCCAGTACGAAGCGTTCGAATACACACTCGTCCCGGAAGGCGTCCTCGTCAGGAATGCTAGCCACGAAAATCCAGCCGATCACGAATACAGAGTAACGATCGAAAACGGGGTTCCAACACACTGTGAGTGCCCCGCTGATGAGTACTACGAAGGCGCGTGTAAACACCGAGTGTCGGTCGCGATCCGACGACCACTCATCCAGGCAATAACAGACCAACAACTCATCGCTGACGGTGGTATCCCCGCCGAAAACCAGGAGCCAGAGCAAGCACACGAGAGCGAAAACGACGAGCCAACGGAGTGCGTCTGTGCTGAGCTCAGTTCGCTACCTTGCTGGGAGTGTGTTCGAACCGGTCGAAAATCACTGGAGGAGACAGAGTGA
- a CDS encoding RNA-guided endonuclease InsQ/TnpB family protein, which produces MADDYVRRTTITRLEVTDEQRDLLEETISEWKRGCQLTTDMAWGKANAKSDVQPLAYDTVRDDTDIGSQHAILATHQAAQAITGCNERRSKGKKVSKPIFTAPTVTYDTRTMTLFDDDTVSLSTTESRVRCPLALPDADDGYQRQYLDSDTWSVTESTLTARDGEFFLHIGFRRPKNDTERNTAEDGTVLGVDFGIENLAVTSTASFFNGRELTHHLREFEKVRAGLQQTGTRSAHRTLVQSSGRELRYVRDVLHRASNAIVDEALRYECDVIAFENLTYIRDRTRASWGHKWAFRTLYEYVEYKAEAVGISVKQVGSAYTSKRCAECGFTAAENRPTRNDFQCQKCGSEANADYNAAKNIGMRYVRRGQQLSRRTGDSQLALKSGTVTPNGGFTAYPDRFEAEFTDKPHPPQARPSGRAK; this is translated from the coding sequence GTGGCAGACGACTACGTGCGTCGGACGACAATCACTCGTCTCGAGGTTACCGACGAGCAACGCGACCTCCTCGAAGAGACCATCTCCGAGTGGAAGCGTGGGTGCCAACTCACCACCGACATGGCGTGGGGCAAGGCCAACGCCAAAAGTGATGTCCAGCCCCTCGCCTACGATACTGTGCGCGACGACACCGACATCGGGAGTCAGCACGCGATTCTCGCCACCCACCAGGCCGCACAAGCCATCACCGGTTGTAATGAACGCCGGTCGAAGGGTAAGAAGGTCAGCAAGCCCATCTTCACTGCCCCGACCGTAACGTACGATACGCGGACGATGACGCTGTTCGACGATGATACCGTCTCCCTCTCCACCACAGAGAGCCGTGTCCGGTGTCCGCTTGCCCTCCCCGACGCTGACGATGGCTACCAGCGTCAGTACCTCGACTCGGACACATGGAGCGTCACGGAAAGTACGCTCACCGCCCGTGACGGCGAGTTCTTCTTGCATATCGGCTTCCGCCGACCCAAGAACGATACCGAGCGGAACACCGCCGAGGACGGAACGGTTCTCGGGGTTGACTTCGGGATCGAAAATCTCGCCGTCACCAGCACCGCCTCTTTCTTTAATGGGCGGGAGCTAACCCACCACCTCCGCGAGTTCGAGAAGGTACGTGCCGGACTCCAACAGACCGGAACCCGAAGCGCCCACCGGACGCTCGTTCAGTCGAGTGGTCGCGAGCTTCGATACGTCCGCGACGTACTCCACCGAGCGTCGAACGCGATTGTGGACGAAGCCCTCCGATACGAGTGCGACGTGATTGCGTTCGAGAACCTGACCTACATCCGCGACCGAACCAGGGCATCGTGGGGACACAAGTGGGCGTTCCGAACACTCTACGAGTACGTCGAGTACAAGGCCGAAGCGGTCGGCATCTCGGTGAAGCAAGTCGGTTCAGCGTACACGTCCAAGCGGTGCGCCGAGTGTGGATTTACGGCAGCCGAGAATCGTCCGACTCGCAACGACTTCCAGTGTCAGAAATGCGGGTCGGAAGCGAACGCGGACTACAACGCGGCGAAGAACATCGGTATGCGGTACGTCCGTCGAGGCCAACAGTTGTCTCGGCGGACGGGCGACAGTCAACTCGCCCTAAAGTCTGGAACCGTGACGCCAAACGGCGGGTTTACCGCCTACCCTGATAGGTTCGAGGCCGAGTTCACGGACAAGCCCCACCCTCCACAAGCGAGGCCGTCAGGCCGAGCGAAGTAG
- a CDS encoding methyltransferase domain-containing protein — protein sequence MSKSLDTNKLEREVKSMYRDVAESADAEFHFEMGRDLADRLGYDSDELEYVPDAAIDSFAGVGYYFDLAELEPGEAVLDLGSGSGMDTFVAGMHVTETGTVAGIDMTDEQVEKARNLAADNGFHNIEFHHGYIENLPFEDGSFDAVISNGVINLSAEKDRVFEEVSRVLKPDGRVALSDIISEQRLSESIKTNADLWAACIGGAEQIDDYTAMIETPGFELVDVRDNSQYEFTSEQAQSACQKYGVKSISLVARKR from the coding sequence ATGAGTAAATCACTCGATACGAACAAACTCGAACGCGAAGTCAAGTCGATGTACCGGGACGTCGCAGAATCCGCCGACGCAGAGTTCCATTTCGAGATGGGGCGCGACCTCGCCGACCGCCTCGGCTACGACTCCGATGAGCTCGAATACGTTCCTGACGCGGCAATCGACTCGTTCGCGGGTGTCGGCTATTACTTTGACCTGGCCGAACTCGAGCCAGGCGAGGCAGTGCTCGACCTCGGTAGCGGGTCGGGAATGGACACCTTCGTCGCTGGGATGCATGTTACTGAGACTGGCACAGTGGCAGGTATCGATATGACCGATGAGCAAGTCGAGAAGGCCCGCAACCTCGCAGCGGACAACGGCTTCCACAACATCGAATTCCACCATGGGTACATCGAGAACCTTCCATTCGAGGACGGATCGTTCGACGCGGTGATCTCGAACGGCGTGATCAACCTCTCGGCGGAGAAAGATCGTGTCTTCGAAGAGGTGAGCCGCGTGCTCAAGCCCGACGGTCGGGTAGCACTCTCGGATATCATCAGCGAACAACGGCTATCTGAGAGCATCAAAACCAACGCAGACCTCTGGGCGGCCTGTATCGGTGGCGCCGAACAGATCGACGACTACACGGCGATGATCGAAACACCTGGCTTCGAACTCGTCGACGTTCGGGATAACTCGCAGTATGAGTTCACCTCAGAACAGGCACAGAGCGCGTGCCAGAAGTACGGCGTGAAAAGCATCTCACTCGTTGCTCGAAAGCGCTGA
- a CDS encoding OsmC family protein produces the protein MTDERQQLHGINLETLEGFAAHAAENPEAVQFGLGASATYEGTAAHSLAKVDSYELGGETIARETREYTIPYGAWKEVLDAGGWVGGLDRLEPIEAALSALAACINVGITINAAANGVDIDHLQTRVRTDFDPAVLFSLKELKEADSVFENLTAEVEVDGEDLDQDLIDEWARRAPVYTFVSLAQDVEMTINTPTEVAADD, from the coding sequence ATGACTGACGAACGACAACAATTGCACGGTATCAACCTCGAAACACTCGAAGGGTTCGCCGCACACGCAGCCGAGAATCCCGAGGCCGTCCAGTTTGGTCTCGGGGCGTCCGCGACCTACGAGGGGACGGCTGCGCACAGCCTGGCGAAAGTCGATAGCTACGAACTCGGGGGCGAGACGATCGCTCGTGAAACGCGCGAATACACGATTCCCTACGGCGCCTGGAAGGAAGTACTGGACGCTGGCGGGTGGGTCGGCGGGCTCGATCGACTCGAGCCGATCGAAGCCGCGCTGTCGGCGCTGGCCGCCTGCATCAACGTCGGCATTACCATTAATGCCGCCGCGAACGGCGTGGATATCGACCACCTCCAGACGCGCGTCCGGACTGATTTCGATCCAGCGGTTCTCTTCAGTCTCAAGGAACTCAAAGAGGCCGACTCGGTCTTCGAGAACCTAACCGCTGAGGTCGAGGTCGACGGCGAGGATCTCGATCAGGACCTGATCGACGAATGGGCACGGCGAGCACCCGTCTACACGTTCGTCTCCCTCGCTCAGGACGTCGAGATGACCATCAACACGCCCACTGAGGTTGCGGCCGACGACTAA
- a CDS encoding helix-turn-helix transcriptional regulator, whose translation MKHDTEDSPVVDIAYLARSEHRVPTLVALTERPRSRSELCELTGVSSSTMRRTLDEFDVRLWIRKDGYQYVTTRLGEAIASGMEDLIERVETERKLRYVWHWLPDEIGEFPFETWSELTITVAEPNAPYRPVGRFESLLRETTTLRFLRPEVALMDPCFDVLHQLIDEGVDVTLIDRPACHTFFLTTYPNRSSEMMQRDNCTILEHDDLPPYGVGLLDECITISCYEQDSGTVHALIDTDAPAVREWAKSVYKTYRVGSHYVEPQKSVE comes from the coding sequence ATGAAACACGATACTGAGGACTCGCCAGTCGTTGACATAGCGTATCTCGCGCGGTCCGAACATCGCGTCCCGACGCTCGTTGCGCTGACGGAGCGCCCTCGAAGCCGTTCCGAACTCTGTGAGTTGACCGGAGTTTCATCTTCCACGATGCGCCGGACGCTGGACGAATTCGACGTCCGGCTCTGGATCCGCAAAGACGGGTACCAGTACGTAACGACGCGACTGGGTGAGGCTATCGCATCCGGGATGGAGGACTTAATCGAACGAGTCGAAACTGAGCGAAAGTTGCGTTATGTCTGGCACTGGCTCCCCGACGAGATCGGCGAGTTTCCGTTCGAGACGTGGTCGGAACTGACCATAACCGTCGCTGAACCCAATGCTCCGTATCGTCCAGTGGGGCGATTCGAGTCGCTTCTTCGAGAGACGACCACCCTACGGTTTCTTCGCCCGGAAGTTGCGTTGATGGATCCGTGTTTCGACGTACTACACCAACTGATTGACGAGGGTGTAGACGTGACGTTGATCGACCGGCCAGCGTGTCACACGTTCTTTCTTACAACGTACCCAAATCGCAGTTCGGAGATGATGCAACGGGATAATTGTACGATTCTAGAGCACGACGACCTCCCCCCATACGGAGTGGGACTGCTCGACGAATGCATTACGATCAGTTGTTACGAGCAGGACAGTGGAACAGTACACGCATTGATCGACACCGACGCGCCGGCGGTCCGCGAGTGGGCGAAGTCAGTCTACAAAACTTACAGGGTTGGTTCACACTACGTTGAACCCCAGAAGAGCGTCGAGTGA
- a CDS encoding GNAT family N-acetyltransferase, which yields MHIRRLPADEATVRHYIEDLWLPYNRELEQLVDGFSLANDVDIVDEELEHRLKRHETEGYRVWVAVEGAHAEDNLAETSGDFVGFITTDIDESPTVFDRPHRLVICDIYIKEPYRGTTLARELIERAKRRARASGCPELTLEVDVENERARAFYEKLGFEPSRHTMVATVAGN from the coding sequence ATGCATATCCGTCGCCTTCCTGCCGACGAGGCAACTGTCCGTCACTACATCGAAGACCTCTGGCTACCGTACAATCGTGAACTCGAGCAGCTCGTAGACGGCTTTTCCCTCGCTAATGACGTCGACATCGTGGATGAGGAACTTGAACATCGACTCAAGCGCCACGAAACGGAGGGCTACCGGGTATGGGTCGCCGTTGAGGGCGCTCACGCCGAGGATAACCTCGCCGAGACAAGCGGTGACTTCGTCGGGTTCATCACGACCGATATCGACGAGTCACCGACCGTCTTTGACCGCCCTCACCGACTCGTCATTTGCGACATCTACATCAAAGAGCCGTACCGTGGCACCACCCTAGCCCGCGAACTGATCGAACGTGCCAAAAGGCGTGCCCGTGCGAGTGGGTGCCCCGAGCTCACACTCGAAGTTGATGTCGAAAATGAGCGTGCCCGTGCGTTCTACGAAAAACTCGGCTTCGAGCCGTCTCGTCACACGATGGTCGCCACCGTCGCGGGGAACTAA
- a CDS encoding MFS transporter, with protein sequence MIGSIRSRVRQTLGGDDDQYLVIGAVILSTFFIGFGGGVIFPILPNLGVILGISPVLVGVILSANRFSRLLANAPAGILVDRIGTRTPFVIGMFIQGGASFGYVIAVVAPAPEAWFMLARLLWGVGSALVFATAYTIASDVSDDGSRGTSMGLIRGGVLFGAPTGMVVGGIVSEVWGTVAAFLLATIFAFIASFIAYATIPETHVENEARESVKPWDVDLSVPAVTVGFINFAVLFVYFGVLFSTLVLFLAENELGILGFDAQGSSGVFMAITVIVAGVFMFLGGYVSDLRQSRVPTLVTFLGLTFVGFVLLAYADSITTLTLACICIGAGQGGTSGPLMALLGDLTPDAQMGRAVGTNNILGDVGGGIGPIVSLPMVDMIGFQPVFLASSLLPLIAALILLAGVYRQTGQFLPGVKIQRGSRS encoded by the coding sequence ATGATTGGTTCGATACGGAGCAGAGTCCGACAAACGTTGGGAGGTGATGACGACCAATATCTCGTCATCGGTGCTGTCATCCTCAGCACATTTTTCATCGGCTTCGGTGGCGGCGTCATCTTCCCAATTCTGCCGAATCTGGGCGTTATCCTCGGCATCTCACCGGTTTTGGTCGGCGTCATCCTCAGCGCAAACCGGTTTTCACGCCTGCTTGCCAATGCTCCGGCAGGCATTCTCGTTGATCGAATCGGAACTCGGACTCCGTTTGTCATCGGGATGTTCATTCAGGGGGGCGCCTCGTTCGGGTACGTTATTGCTGTCGTGGCACCCGCACCGGAAGCGTGGTTCATGCTTGCCCGCCTGTTGTGGGGCGTAGGAAGCGCCTTGGTCTTTGCGACCGCGTATACCATCGCTTCCGACGTGAGCGACGACGGGTCCCGGGGCACCAGTATGGGCCTCATCCGGGGCGGTGTCCTATTCGGGGCACCGACCGGGATGGTCGTCGGTGGAATCGTCAGCGAAGTCTGGGGGACAGTTGCGGCGTTCCTGCTTGCCACGATTTTTGCATTTATCGCCAGTTTCATCGCGTATGCGACGATTCCGGAGACACACGTCGAGAATGAGGCGCGTGAATCGGTGAAGCCTTGGGACGTAGACTTAAGCGTACCAGCTGTAACTGTCGGATTCATCAATTTCGCAGTACTCTTCGTGTATTTCGGTGTGCTGTTCTCGACACTGGTGTTGTTTCTGGCCGAGAATGAACTCGGTATCCTCGGGTTTGACGCACAAGGCTCCTCCGGGGTGTTCATGGCGATTACCGTAATCGTCGCAGGCGTATTCATGTTCCTTGGCGGTTACGTGAGTGATCTGCGACAATCGCGGGTTCCGACGCTGGTGACCTTCCTTGGGCTGACCTTCGTCGGATTCGTGCTCCTCGCGTATGCAGACTCGATCACCACGCTAACGCTGGCCTGTATTTGTATCGGCGCTGGGCAAGGTGGAACGAGCGGACCCTTAATGGCGTTGCTCGGTGATCTCACTCCAGACGCACAAATGGGTCGCGCAGTCGGAACGAATAACATTCTGGGCGACGTCGGCGGCGGGATCGGTCCTATCGTATCCCTCCCGATGGTGGACATGATTGGCTTTCAGCCGGTTTTCCTCGCTAGCTCACTTCTCCCCCTTATTGCGGCTTTGATTCTCCTTGCTGGAGTATATCGACAGACCGGACAGTTCCTACCTGGCGTCAAGATTCAACGTGGAAGTCGAAGCTGA